In Saccharicrinis fermentans DSM 9555 = JCM 21142, a genomic segment contains:
- a CDS encoding glycoside hydrolase family 28 protein — MMKANCIGILIFLFISTFEISAQSYFNVLDYGAKADGFTIDTKAVQAAIDAANKNHGGTVIIPSGKTVMSGTLFMKSFVTLHLENGAILKGSPNIADYPEGTHKNMYKNEPHMNKCFIYAQNAHSFAFEGYGTIDGNGHPQHFNRKTGRPMMMRFKNCDKIHMRNITLINPAAWTSAWLYCNEIVVDGIRIHSRANGNGDGLDFDGCTNVRVSNSSFDNSDDCICLQASLPDKPCKDIVISNCIFETKWGGMRIGLLSRGDFESVTVTNCTFKNIQDSGLKIQMNEGGSMKNMVFSNLVMKNVPRPVFMTFAQQKACVDAPDEMYPMKEMKNFIFQNIIADNTELDKNSAFFLTGMPGKHIENIIIKDIQFFIAGGGTKEDAHKKDLNEYSLDVLEGWWPEFSRVGTLPASGMFLRHMKNVTVSNFHLFIEGQDARKPIIFDDVINGKVSNSFINSKKIKL; from the coding sequence ATGATGAAAGCAAACTGTATTGGAATCCTGATATTCCTTTTCATTTCTACTTTTGAGATATCAGCACAGTCCTATTTTAACGTACTTGATTACGGTGCTAAGGCCGATGGCTTCACCATTGACACCAAAGCAGTTCAGGCGGCCATAGATGCGGCCAATAAAAACCATGGGGGCACAGTTATCATTCCTTCCGGAAAAACAGTGATGAGTGGCACCTTATTTATGAAAAGCTTTGTCACCTTGCATTTGGAAAACGGAGCTATACTAAAGGGCAGTCCAAACATAGCAGACTATCCGGAAGGTACACATAAAAACATGTACAAAAATGAACCCCACATGAATAAATGCTTCATTTATGCCCAAAACGCCCACTCCTTTGCTTTTGAAGGTTACGGAACAATAGATGGCAACGGACACCCCCAACATTTCAATAGAAAAACAGGACGCCCAATGATGATGCGCTTTAAAAACTGCGACAAGATACATATGCGCAATATTACTTTAATCAACCCTGCAGCATGGACTTCGGCCTGGTTGTATTGCAATGAAATAGTGGTGGATGGAATTCGCATTCACAGCCGGGCCAACGGAAACGGCGACGGACTGGATTTTGACGGCTGTACAAACGTAAGAGTATCCAATAGTTCATTCGATAACAGTGACGATTGTATTTGCTTACAGGCCTCCTTACCCGACAAACCCTGCAAAGACATTGTTATCAGCAACTGCATCTTTGAAACAAAATGGGGAGGAATGCGAATAGGTCTGCTTTCCAGAGGCGACTTTGAATCTGTTACGGTCACTAATTGTACCTTTAAAAACATACAAGACAGCGGGCTAAAAATACAAATGAACGAAGGAGGAAGCATGAAAAACATGGTATTCTCCAATTTGGTGATGAAAAATGTTCCTCGGCCTGTGTTTATGACGTTCGCACAACAAAAAGCTTGCGTTGATGCACCCGATGAAATGTATCCCATGAAAGAAATGAAAAACTTTATCTTTCAAAATATCATTGCCGACAACACCGAATTGGACAAGAACTCGGCCTTTTTCTTAACAGGAATGCCTGGTAAACATATTGAAAATATCATAATAAAAGATATTCAATTTTTTATTGCTGGTGGCGGTACAAAAGAAGATGCCCATAAAAAAGACCTCAACGAATACTCCTTAGATGTATTAGAAGGATGGTGGCCTGAATTTAGTCGCGTAGGTACACTGCCAGCTTCAGGTATGTTTTTACGTCATATGAAAAATGTAACTGTGAGTAACTTTCACTTGTTTATTGAAGGACAGGATGCCAGAAAACCCATCATATTTGATGATGTCATCAACGGAAAAGTCTCAAATTCTTTTATCAACAGCAAAAAAATAAAATTATAA
- a CDS encoding alpha/beta hydrolase, giving the protein MYKLVNILLLLFYFGLMPAQHTTPLWKKNAIPNFQKSKGKETIPPRDIIFIKNIQQPGIEAFLPSKQSANGMAVLICPGGGYSGVSYDWEGTDVAKWLNSKGIAAFVLKYRMPQAESVLTSYKAPIQDAQRAIRYIRYHAQEFNLDKNKIGVIGFSAGGHLASTLGTHYKKAYYNAKDDIDKEKIRPDFMMLIYPVISMKKGITHYGSRKNLLGETPSEELITAFSNELQVTENTPPTFILHAGDDPAVPIENSIKMYQALVKNKVKTTMHIYPTGGHGFGLGISRKDAPDWANLATTWLNTLNNHLLESK; this is encoded by the coding sequence ATGTATAAGCTAGTAAACATTCTACTTCTTTTATTCTATTTTGGACTCATGCCTGCGCAGCATACAACGCCCCTATGGAAAAAAAACGCGATTCCTAACTTCCAAAAATCAAAGGGTAAAGAAACAATTCCGCCTCGTGATATCATCTTTATCAAAAACATACAACAACCTGGAATAGAAGCCTTTTTACCATCCAAACAAAGTGCTAACGGGATGGCCGTTTTAATTTGTCCTGGAGGTGGTTATAGCGGAGTGTCTTACGACTGGGAAGGAACAGATGTAGCCAAATGGCTCAACAGCAAAGGCATTGCAGCTTTTGTATTAAAATACCGGATGCCACAGGCCGAATCGGTGCTTACCTCCTACAAGGCCCCTATTCAGGATGCGCAACGAGCTATTAGATATATTCGTTATCACGCCCAAGAGTTTAACCTCGACAAAAATAAAATAGGAGTTATTGGGTTTTCAGCAGGAGGCCACCTGGCATCTACCCTGGGTACCCACTACAAAAAAGCATATTACAATGCCAAAGACGATATAGATAAGGAAAAGATTCGCCCCGATTTTATGATGTTGATTTATCCTGTCATCAGCATGAAAAAAGGAATTACCCATTATGGATCAAGAAAAAACTTGCTTGGAGAGACTCCGTCGGAGGAATTGATTACAGCGTTCTCCAATGAGTTACAGGTGACAGAAAACACGCCTCCCACATTTATTTTACATGCTGGTGACGATCCTGCTGTACCTATCGAAAACTCTATTAAAATGTATCAAGCCTTGGTAAAAAACAAAGTAAAAACCACCATGCATATTTATCCAACAGGAGGACATGGATTTGGACTGGGAATAAGCCGAAAAGATGCTCCCGACTGGGCTAACCTGGCCACCACATGGCTCAATACCTTAAATAATCATCTATTAGAATCTAAATAA